Proteins encoded in a region of the Fusarium falciforme chromosome 6, complete sequence genome:
- a CDS encoding Carboxylic ester hydrolase — protein sequence MTDSFVTLQTSSSTVQGVQDERFGRPVWHFRGIPYGRIPKRFHKPEYDALPRELDATKFGPQCPQPKVDVGHLLRLPRNVESPTIEEDEFNCLNLNISRPSSADIKDKGLFPVLVWIHGGSQCVTFASAASPVCDPTRFVAESVDNDKPIIVVTFNYRLNIFAFGDGVGERNLALQDQKLALQWVSDNIQDFGGDPKKITLAGESAGAVYVHAHVLSKTAPKSVYQAILASGSLHLSPPQPLEVGQGLLKRIKTELQARGDTMHDGSADSLVQALINCGVTSMWLQEEPDLDDWENRTENIDGIIISDVEYESAIWRSGVDLLKTEEIVEIIRDCSQDAPKLKELYHIYPERPVSSRLGVLDLINDTRFALPALEISERWRRNNKRVYQYIVDEANPWQASSRAHHAVDLIFLFGGIDLSFNPGADRVGKEMRQAWMTFMYGGSPWPESSIQAYGPYGNVEELDVQKYKARRRVHCFDYLRTMGTAQCRLLSGRLGAGRVSLLN from the exons ATGACTGATTCTTTTGTTACACTACAAACGTCATCCAGCACCGTTCAAGGGGTCCAGGATGAGCGGTTTGGACGACCCGTCTGGCATTTTCGGGGCATTCCATATGGCCGCATTCCGAAGAGATTCCACAAACCGGAATATGATGCGCTCCCGAGGGAACTAGATGCGACAAAATTTGG TCCGCAATGTCCTCAGCCAAAAGTTGACGTTGGCCACCTCCTTCGTCTGCCGCGAAACGTGGAGAGTCCAACCATTGAAGAAGACGAATTCAACTGTTTGAACTTGAATATCTCTCGCCCATCGAGCGCAGACATAAAAGACAAAGGGCTTTTTCCAGTGCTCGTGTGGATTCATG GCGGCTCTCAATGTGTGACATTTGCATCAGCTGCGAGCCCAGTGTGCG ATCCCACAAGGTTTGTGGCCGAATCAGTCGACAACGATAAGCCCATTATCGTTGTCACCTTCAACTACCGCCTCAATATCTTTGCCTTTGGGGATGGTGTAGGAGAAAGGAATCTCGCCCTCCAAGACCAAAAGCTGGCTCTCCAATGGGTATCGGATAACATTCAAGATTTTGGCGGCGATCCG AAGAAAATTACACTTGCCGGTGAAAGCGCAGGTGCTGTATATGTCCACGCACATGTGTTATCCAAGACAGCCCCGAAATCTGTCTACCAGGCCATATTGGCATCAGGCTCTCTCCATCTGTCGCCTCCCCAACCACTGGAAGTTGGACAGGGTCTTTTGAAACGGATTAAAACCGAGCTGCAAGCCAGAGGGGACACAATGCATGACGGTAGTGCAGACTCGTTAGTCCAGGCGTTGATCAACTGCGGAGTAACCTCTATGTGGCTTCAGGAAGAACCCGACCTCGATGATTGGGAGAATAGAACGGAAAACATCGatggaattattatatccgATGTGGAATATGAG TCTGCTATATGGCGGAGTGGCGTTGACCTTCTGAAGACGGAAGAGATTGTTGAAATCATCCGTGACTGCTCACAAGACGCCCCCAAGCTTAAAGAACTGTATCATATCTACCCTGAACGGCCTGTTTCTTCTAGACTTGGAGTTCTCGACCTTATCAACGACACAAGATTCGCCCTTCCCGCATTGGAGATTAGCGAGAGATGGCGCAGAAACAACAAGAGGGTTTACCAGTACATAGTAGATGAAGCCAACCCGTGGCAAGCATCTAGTCGCGCTCATCACGCCGTGGATCTCATCTTCTTATTCGGTGGGATCGATCTGTCTTTCAATCCTGGCGCCGATAGAGTCGGGAAGGAGATGCGTCAAGCGTGGATGACATTCATGTATGGGGGTAGTCCATGGCCAGAATCATCTATCCAGGCCTATGGTCCATACGGAAATGTGGAGGAACTTGATGTGCAAAAGTACAAGGCAAGGCGTCGAGTTCATTGCTTTGACTATTTACGGACAATGGGGACCGCACAATGCCGACTGTTGAGTGGTAGACTTGGGGCTGGCAGAGTCAGTTTATTGAATTGA
- a CDS encoding Homogentisate 1,2-dioxygenase yields MAEKYDYQNIFHWAETQKDGSIPSFATRKNDPYEYQAGFNNHFESEAIPGTIPQGQNSPRVVRFGLYAEQLTTSFGAARHANKNSWLYRARPAVAHQGFTDLPQVEGTESCFLPLNPKVKVSPTQLAWLPFDIVDGADFVSGIRTIAGSGDPTLREGLATHTFTATKSMENRAFVNSDGDFLIVPQQGALDIQTEFGPLYVQPGEICVIQRGQRFKVSVEGPTRGYLLEIWGSNFELPELGPLGSNGMANARDFLHPKAKYNVTQNDPWEIVYKLGGQFFKSTQNHCPFDVIAWHGNYVPYKYDLTKFINVGSISVDHIDPSIFCVLTAKSRDPQAPLLDFLIFSPRWDVASHTYRPPYYHRNAASELMGLVYGEYAGRSDEFQPGGVSLETGFVPHGVAYEEFKAASAQPPPEMQISKGAIAFMFESCRQFTITEWAWNSNKKHEHEPKMWDNLVDNFSSHKEEIDRILGGK; encoded by the exons ATGGCCGAGAAGTACGACTATCAGAACATTTTTCACTGGGCTGAGACTCAGAAGGATGGTTCAATCCCTTCGTttgcgacgaggaagaatgATCCTTATGAGTACCAGGCCGGATTCAACAACCATTTTGAGTCTGAAGCTATTCCCGGAACTATCCCCCAAGGCCAGAACAGCCCTCGTGTGGTGAGGTTTGGCCTCTACGCCGAGCAGCTCACGACCTCCTTTGGCGCCGCTCGACATGCAAACAAGAACTCATGGCTCTACCGAGCACGACCAGCGGTGGCACATCAGGGATTT ACTGACCTGCCACAAGTTGAGGGAACTGAGAGCTGCTTCTTGCCTTTGAaccccaaggtcaaggtctcACCAACACAGCTTGCCTGG CTTCCCTTTGACATTGTCGATGGCGCCGATTTCGTGTCTGGAATTCGCACAATCGCCGGCTCTGGCGACCCCACTCTGAGGGAAGGTCTGGCAACACACACCTTTACCGCAACCAAGAGCATGGAGAACCGTGCTTTTGTCAACTCTGACGGAGACTTCTTGATCGTCCCTCAACAAGGTGCCTTGGACATCCAAACCGAATTTGGACCCCTGTATGTTCAGCCCGGTGAGATCTGCGTCATCCAGCGCGGACAACGATTCAAGGTCTCCGTCGAGGGTCCGACCAGAGGTTACCTGCTCGAGATCTGGGGCTCGAACTTTGAGCTTCCTGAACTCGGACCTCTTGGATCCAACGGCATGGCCAACGCTCGAGACTTTTTGCATCCCAAGGCCAAGTACAACGTGACCCAGAACGACCCTTGGGAGATCGTTTACAAGCTGGGCGGACAGTTCTTCAAGAGCACACAGAATCACTGTCCCTTTGATGTCATTGCTTGGCATGGAAACTACGTGCCGTACAAGTATGACCTGACAAAGTTCATCAACGTTGGATCCATCTCTGTCGACCATATTGATCCTTCCATCTTTTGCGTTCTGACGGCCAAGTCGCGGGATCCTCAAGCGCCTCTCCTCGATTTCCTGATCTTCAGCCCCCGATG GGATGTTGCTTCACATACCTACAGACCTCCTTACTACCATCGAAACGCAGCTTCAGAGCTGATGGGTCTGGTTTATGGCGAGTATGCAGGACGTTCTGATGAGTTCCAACCTGGTGGTGTGTCCCTTGAAACAGGCTTTGTGCCGCACGGTGTGGCCTATGAG GAATTCAAGGCTGCCTCGGCTCAGCCACCACCCGAGATGCAGATTTCCAAGGGCGCCATCGCCTTCATGTTTGAGAGCTGCCGGCAGTTTACAATCACTGAATGGGCATGGAACAGCAACAAGAAGCATGAGCATGAGCCCAAGATGTGGGACAACTTGGTCGACAACTTTTCGTCACacaaggaggagattgaccGGATACTAGGCGGTAAATAG